Proteins encoded by one window of Kribbella italica:
- a CDS encoding ABC transporter ATP-binding protein yields MSGLAISTSGLVHIYRSQGHDVAALSGIGINVRPGELVGLLGPSGAGKSTLLQLCGGLLTPSAGRLHIGDHNIATMTEAELDRMRAADVGIVLQGAGRNLIPYLTPIDNIQYAQRAAPRNRDLPSPEEVLELVGLAQQAKAPLGALTPGQIQLTAVAVGIATFPGLLLADEPTSQLDHQARDEVLAAISTINRATGMTVLLITHDPDVAAALPRTITIRDGRIASEGRSGEEFAVVASDGSLPLPPHVADLLPPGTLLQVTTTEDGEVRLSPVQQEGTR; encoded by the coding sequence ATGAGCGGGCTCGCGATCAGCACCAGCGGCCTGGTGCACATCTACCGCAGCCAGGGTCACGACGTCGCAGCGCTCTCCGGCATCGGAATCAACGTCCGGCCCGGTGAACTGGTCGGCCTGCTCGGCCCGTCCGGAGCCGGCAAGTCGACGCTGCTGCAGCTGTGCGGCGGGCTGCTCACACCGAGCGCCGGCCGCCTGCACATCGGCGACCACAACATCGCGACGATGACCGAGGCCGAGCTGGACCGGATGCGTGCCGCCGACGTCGGCATCGTGCTGCAGGGCGCCGGGCGCAACCTGATCCCGTACCTGACGCCCATCGACAACATCCAGTACGCGCAGCGCGCCGCGCCACGCAACCGGGACCTGCCGTCGCCGGAAGAGGTGCTGGAGCTGGTCGGCCTGGCCCAGCAGGCGAAAGCGCCGCTCGGCGCCCTCACTCCCGGGCAGATCCAGCTCACCGCGGTCGCGGTCGGGATCGCTACCTTTCCCGGCCTGCTGCTCGCCGACGAGCCGACCAGCCAGCTCGATCACCAGGCCCGCGACGAAGTCCTCGCGGCGATCTCCACCATCAACCGGGCCACCGGCATGACCGTGCTGCTGATCACCCACGACCCCGACGTCGCCGCCGCGCTCCCCCGCACGATCACCATCCGGGACGGCCGGATCGCCTCCGAAGGCCGCTCCGGTGAGGAGTTCGCGGTGGTCGCCTCCGACGGATCCCTGCCGCTGCCGCCCCACGTGGCCGACCTCCTGCCACCCGGGACTCTGCTCCAGGTCACCACCACCGAGGACGGCGAGGTTCGGCTCAGTCCGGTCCAGCAGGAAGGCACCCGATGA
- a CDS encoding ABC transporter ATP-binding protein, translated as MSEQGITATGLTVVYGEQVAVADVSFRVPPGFVLAVSGPSGAGKSSLLWALAGAVAPKTGTVELDGVPVVDRPGASKQGVVLIPQGNGLARVLTARENLALPLISSALIAEGKKEVDHVIDEALTAVGLEESGDHLVEELSGGEQQRVAVARGLAQQGRVVLADESTSELDSTNRERVLDLLRREAERGAAVIIATHDPSVAAGADGHATMDEGHLSWQRRL; from the coding sequence ATGAGCGAACAAGGCATCACGGCCACCGGCCTCACTGTCGTGTACGGCGAACAGGTGGCCGTCGCGGACGTGTCGTTCCGCGTGCCGCCGGGGTTCGTCCTGGCCGTCAGCGGCCCGTCCGGCGCGGGCAAGAGTTCGTTGCTGTGGGCACTGGCCGGGGCGGTCGCGCCGAAGACGGGCACGGTCGAGCTGGACGGCGTACCGGTAGTGGACCGGCCGGGCGCGTCCAAGCAGGGCGTCGTACTGATCCCGCAGGGCAACGGACTGGCGCGGGTGCTCACCGCCCGGGAGAACCTGGCGCTGCCCCTGATTTCTTCGGCGTTGATTGCTGAGGGCAAGAAAGAGGTCGACCACGTGATCGACGAGGCGCTGACCGCGGTGGGACTGGAGGAGAGCGGCGATCACCTGGTCGAGGAGCTGTCCGGTGGCGAGCAGCAGCGGGTCGCGGTCGCTCGCGGGCTGGCCCAGCAGGGCCGCGTCGTCCTCGCCGACGAGTCGACCAGCGAGCTCGACAGCACCAACCGCGAACGCGTGCTCGACCTGCTCCGGCGCGAGGCCGAGCGTGGCGCCGCGGTCATCATCGCCACGCACGACCCGAGCGTCGCCGCCGGCGCCGACGGCCACGCGACCATGGACGAGGGCCACCTCAGCTGGCAGCGCCGGCTGTAG